The Rosa chinensis cultivar Old Blush chromosome 7, RchiOBHm-V2, whole genome shotgun sequence DNA segment CTCACATTACCTGACTTCTCCAAACCTTTCATGGTGGAGACCGACGCCAGTGGCCTCGGATTGGGCACGGTCCTATCACAACAAAAGCATCTAGTAGCTTACCTTAGCAAAGCCCTCTCCCCAAAGAATCAAGGTCTCTCTGTTTACCATAAGGAGATGATGGTGGTGCTCTATGCGGTGGATAAATGGCGTCCATATCTTCTGGGGAATCAATTTACCATCATCACAGATCACCAAACCTTGAAACACTTGCTTGACCAACGAATCACCACCCCATCGCAGCATAAATGGCTGGCAAAGCACCTTGGCTATGACTACAAAATTGAGTATAGAGCTAGGCATCTCAATACGGTGGCTGACTCTCTTTCAAGGAAACCAGAACTCCTTGCAATTCAGGCCATGTCCTCCCCGGTTTTTGATAGCATCAAGCAAATTCAACAAGTCTGTTCGCATGATGCAGAAGCCCAGCAGACCATCACCGCTCTCAAAGACAGCCTCCCAACCAAAAAAGGGTTCTCCTTGTCTAACGATCAGCTTTTGTACAAAGAAAAATTTTTTGTACCTCCATCATCCGAGTGGAGAACCAAAATTCTACATGAATTTCATTCATCCCTTACAGCGGGTCATTTGGGGTATTTGCGTACCTTCGTTAGATTATCTCAGAGTTTCGCTTGGCCCGGAAAGCGCAAGGACATCAAGACATACATCTCCGCCTGTGATCAATGTCAGCGCCAAAATTATGAATCAATCAACCCACCCGGCCTCCTATAACCATTGCCAATTCCAGAGGAAGTGTGGTTGGACATTTCCATGGATTTTGTAGAGGGGTTACCGTTGTCTCAAGGGAAGAATGCCATCTTCGTAGTGGTTGATTGCCTCTCCAAATATGGGCATTTCATCGCTGTCTCTCATCCTTATACTGCCACCCAAATAGCAGAGGTGTTCATGAAGGAGGTGTTCTGCCTCCACGGCATGCCCAAGTTGATCGTTTCAGATCGGGACCTCATTTTCCTCAGTCAATTCTGGAAagccttctacaaattgcaAGGAACCCAGCTGTGCAGGAGTTCCGCCTATCACCCGCAATCTGACGGGCAAACAGAGGTACTCAACAGGTCTTTGGAGCATTATCTTCGTTGCTTTGTGGCTGATCAACCATCCTCTTGGTCCGGTCTCCTCCATTGGGCTGAATGGTGGTATAACACCACCTATCACTCCACCATCAAGATGCCGCCATTTCAAGCGCTCTATGGCACTCCTCCGCCGGCGATATCTTCCGGGCTCCACGACGGTTCACGCCGTCGACTTGGCTCTCCGCAACCGTGATTCTCTTCTTCAATCTCTCAAACAACACATGCATCTCGCCCAAAATCGCATGAAACAATAAGCGGATAAGCAGAGATCAGAGAGGGAATTCGAAGTGGGTACCTAGGTCTTTTTGAAGACTCACCCCTACCGGCAACAATATGTGGTCAAGCGCCCTTCTCATAAGCTCTCACCACGCTTCTACGGGCCCTTCAAGATTCTGGAACGCATTGGCAAAGTGGCCTATCGCTTAGAGCTACCTCATTCTTCCCAGATACACCCGGTCTCTCATGTCTCTTTGTTGAAGCGACGCGTTGGAGATGTTGTTCCCTTGTCGCAGACTCTTCCCCAATTTGACCAGTGAGGTGAGGTAATCTGGACTCCTGAGACTGTGTTGGATATGGCTGTAACCCATAAGAAAAAACGCCATGTCACTTAGTGGCTCATCAAATGGACTGGGCTTCCTACAGAGGATGCCACATGGGAAGATGCCTATTCCATCATGGCTCGCTTTCCAGATTTTGGCAACCGAGGACGGGTTGCGACTTAAGGGGGAGGGACTTGTTGGAATCATCCCTGTTAAGCATTCCCTTAATCATGTTTAGTATTAATCTATAGGTCCAATGATAGTACCATTAGTTACAAGAGTTGTTGTGGTCCTGCGTGACACATGTCCACTTTTCCTTTTGCCATGGATTGAGTCCAATCCATATATCTTGTAACTGTCAGCCTTTGAGAGCCAAGAAATGAATGATGTTTGAATCCTAATTTCCCTTTTGTTTTTCCAATTATCAGTTTGCTCCCAACACCTACCCTGTTTAAAGTAAAATAACAATTTTACTCTTAACCAAATTGTTTATTCCCTcgatctctctcctctttcagatttctctctctctctctctctctctctctctctctctctctctctctctctctctctctctctctctctctctctctctctctctctctctctctctctctctctctcgatgcCAGAAATTGGATCGTTTGATTTTTGCAGCCGTCACACAAGACCTTCATCATCAAGAAGAAGCtggggaagaagatgaagcatAATAGGCCCATCCCTCACTGGATATGCATAAGGATCCTCTACTTTCTACTCATAGTTTTTACATCTTCATAAGTTCACCTTCGCGTTGTGGGTTTTCGTTTTTCTTCCATTCTATTTGCTTTTTGTGACTTCCAAGCATCAGTGACTCGGTGCTTCACGATATATGGATACATATCACAAACTGAAATTGATGCTCACCAgatgtttgatgaaatgtctGTGagacattgatatatatatatatatatatatatttttcattattattattatttgaactgggggttgaaaaaaaaaaatcagatataCGCATCCTATTGAGAAACTTAAACACAGTCATGTTCATGGTGATTTTGAACTTTCGATGTACTGCAAATTTCTTACTCTCTATTCCTGTTACAAGGAAGTTACTTGGCAGCATACAATGCCATTGTGAACTTATTGTTTATATATCATTGTAAACCCATGCTCGAGTAGTCATACTGGCGTTTGTTTGTGTTACtttctactttttttctttttcttattttgtgaTACTATTTTtgcacctttttttttcctaaaaaaatttaattgagCTTTGTACTGAGTTAATCAATATATAGTGAATAGATAATGCAGATGTGTTGCTAAAATTACTGAATTATAAATTAAAAGTTGTTTCTTGCCCTCCTAAAGAggtctattagagggcaatagacgtttttaaattgatttaatctcttcatttttttctttaatcaaagttttatttgtctaattttaggaagataaGTTCCTATTCCAgcaaccgaaagttctattggggggcaatatatggttgatagtcgtctattgggggcaatacatgactgatagtcgtttattggggggcaatagacgtctataggagggcaatagaggtctattgggggcaaaaaaaaatttccggcgagattttcagcaaattccggtgggcgacGGCCGGTGACAGGAATCCAGTGACCGGTGACCAGTATCCGGctaaagttggccggattccggctgTCGGTGACCGGATTCTAGCGGCCGGGCTCCTGCGAAGtctcttatggtttctctctctttctctaagttTCAAAGGAgtgggggtaaaatggtattaaaaaaaattaaaaaacaaaaaaaaaattaatgtggtattagggaagacctccttagagtgttttgggtaagagataattaaaaaaacttcatggggtaagtgggaaaaaaatctctaaaaattgggtaaatggacaaaaacccttttttttgggggggggggggggggggggaagaaaAGGCCGAGAataaggctatgtttggtatggctgggcttttcagaaaagctggcttttatttctgagaataagtggctgaaaagcaaagcagctgagtgtttggtaaactgactttttataAGAGCTGTCAGTGGTAaaagcagtggcaaagtgtttggtaaactcaaactggcttatgctttttgtttgtggaatgaccaaattggacatgagagattactttgccttgattgtttgataatacaatgttgttcaaatgctcttgttattatttttaattttcattatgtcattattaatttttgttaactttcaatttttataaatcatggtgaccatatgattaatattgaacaattttaaaaataatttatacaaAGCATGCAAGGAGTTTTATGAACATAGTTCATGTAATAATGTTGAATGAGccaaagcattaagttttacacTTCGTAACAATTTTCAATATTGATGGCTCAAACTGCATAACAGCATCCTTTCAAGAATACAATCATTTCCTACTAGTGGAGGCAGGTCAAATGTTCCAAAGAGTATTTGGTAGAATTGTAATCAGATGATTCAGATCCAGCACAAGATAAAATGAGCATTTGGAGCCTAATTGGTTCTACCGCATATATCCCCTCAGCATATGGCCATTAGGAATTGTGATCATATTTTTATTCAATGACTTCCCCAAATTCCTCACTGCTCATATCATTGTCTTGCTCACTCCACTGCATTATGTCGTCATGGTCATCTGCACTAGTTTCATCACTATGAACGGGTTCTTCGTCTTCCTCTGTTATGAGACTAAGCAAGGAAGGAGACCCTGGATACCTTGATGACTGCAACATAAAAGAGTAAATATCTGAGCAACCAATACTACAAACATAAATTTGCTAGCAGAATTCCAATTGTCAAATCTGGTAAACAATTGTCCAATGATGCAACATAAAATCAGTTGAAGCatcaagcaacatataaatggtTCAATGGAATCCGTAGTGATTTGCAGAGACTGAATCCTCTGTTAAGTGAGGATCATTTGAGCAGATAAAAATAGACCATCAGAATGTTATGATGCATCCCAACACATCCGCCAACATAATAACTCAAGATAATAGATGAATGCATTATTGTAATTGGTACCATGGCAATAGAAGATCCCATATATTAGAGACTAGTATCAGTGTTTCATGCTCCAATCCCTtcattaatgaaaaaaatacaACACAACAAAGGTGGTGTGAGATGTGATAAAAATGTTCAGAATCATTTAGATCCTGAAGAACACTAACCCAAGCAATTAGTTAGTATTGCCACAGGTGACCACCTCTTGCCGTAAGTTAGACCATTAAGATGTTTTTTGCCATTGGACTCAACAGCACAAGGTGTCAAGACTTGAGATAACAAAATTCACTAGTATAGTTGGATGGTGGGCCACTTAACTGCATCATGGAAGAGCTATGAACTTAAACTGCATAATGATGCAACTAAGGGAACACTATTGTTTGTAGCACACTAATGACATGGTAAGTTGTAAGTGTCTCTAATAATGTGAAGCCAAAGTAAACAGTTTGTTGGATCTAGTAGTTACTATTTTACCAATACTTTTTGTTCATGCTATTCTTATCTAAGCAAAAGAGAACTAAAGAGACCGCGTTTCCATTCTAATTCCTAGATGAATGAGAAAAACTGTTTTTACCAAACTAAGAGGAAACTGAAGACTAACAAGAAGCCTAAAACCATTACTTGTTTCaaacttcattttgtttttatttcatCCATCCTCCAGGGAACAAAGCTAATATACATTGAAATCATTCCCCATTCCTTGTCTCGAAATAAAATGGAGTCTTATGAACTCTGCATTGTTCTAGGCTCTACACTCATTTGCAAGTTTTCGTATACAATCGGATAACTATAACTTGTAGTCTACAATATGCATGGAAACAGAATGTAGTGCACTCTATCTATGCTACAAAAACTAAACCCCTGTCTCCCTGTGAATTCTTTCACAACTGGGTTATCAAATTCAAGTGAAATTCAATTCCATAAAACAAAAACCATATCACTGCGTTACACTAAACAAACCCAAGAAACAATTGAAACTAAAACAGAGCAGAGGAATAAAGCAACTACCTGAGGAGAATTAAACTCTATGAAACAATGACCCAGGGTTTCTTGGCTGCTGGGGTTCACAGGCATCGAAAACCCATCTTCTTTAACAACACCAACTTCACTAAACACACACTCGAATTTCGCAACTCAACACCAATGAACACAAGTTAAAAGGGTCcagaaaattcaccaaaacaaaatcaaactcaaCCCATTACAGATATCCAATGATACAAGGATGCTGGCAGTACTCAAATCATAGGCAAATTGAATTGACCAAATCCCCGAAATTGGTTCTAAATAGTTCTAAATATATGTACATCACAACACCCGATATATATGTGTGCTACAAATCACAATCTACTACTCATACCGAAAACCCAGAATAAAATTGATACTtcattttcatcaaaatcacCGAAATTTATCAtgaaatagataaaaaaaaactaacatgAATCAAATTGCCAAGCAACCTTGATTGAGGCTTTGATTTCCAACCCGAAATCGTGATGAGAGGTTGAGGCAGCGTCAGAGGGAGGGTGTGTGTGAGGCGGCGTCTGTGATGACAGGGAGAGAGATTGTGCAGCGTCTAGATAGAAGAAGGATTTCATGGCAATCCGTAATTGCCTCAACCAAGGGAGGATAGAGACCAGTATTTTGAAAGATTCATTAATCTACAGTCACTCCCGTTACAGTAGGATCTTGGCTTCTAGCTTCTGAAAGCAGGGGTCAGGCAGCTTCTATTTTTCGAGTGAAGCCGCAGCGGCTTTTGAAATAAGCTGAGTCGGGTTACCAAACGCATTGTCAGCATAGTCATCTTGTGCTTATAAGCGGGAGAGCTAAAACCCCCCACCCGAAACATAGCCTTAAACCACTAGAAAAGAAGGAGTGGTTGACCCTGATACGAAGGAGTAGTTGGAGGAGGTTGTTGCGGCATGTGTTTAAGAATTGTAAAAGGTGGTGGTGAAATCGATTGTGGTTGTGTTCCACCTACATTCTTGTGACCATCCAGCTCATACTATTATGGATTGGACTTAAGACGCAAACACCTAACAGTAACAGGCTACCACTGATTCACTTCCTCTCCAAAACAATGGATTCGCCGCCGCCGTCAACGCCTGAAAAAGAAAAGGCGTCTGCTCTCAAACTCAGCAGAGACTCCGTCAAAATCAAGCAGCGACGGACGCCTAACAAAGTGATCCACACCACAGCGGGCGACTTCAGGTCCATGGTCCAAAGCTTGACCGGCCGCCATTCGGTCCCCGCCGATCTCCCTCCGGGTGGGAGTCTGACGAGCTCTTTATCGGATCAGATCAACAGATCAGGTGACGATGACATGATGGAAACAATTGTTGACGATATGGAAGGTGTTCAGTCTTGGTCGGCGCCGCCCACTCGAGCTGTATTATTCTCTCCGGTGACCTCTTGTGACGAATCGCAGACATTTGATGAGTTAGATAAACTTCCGAAGAAAATCATGGAATTCTCTTCTTCTAGTTCAGATTTCTTTTCATCTCCTCCGGTTTCTCAACGGTTCGAACCGTACGATGGTTTATGGCACGGCGGTGACAATTCCTGGTTTTCTTCTCACGTTCCGCAACAACAAGGTACGAGTTGTACTTATAAGTTAGATGGTTGAAAGAGGTGAGAACGTAATCTTTAATGATGGTCGGAAGTCTTTCACAGCTTGATCATGACGAAAAttacttttaattaaattttagcACCAAGAGATCAAATCTCAATAACAAACAAGATGATCTAAACCTTGTTGGATTCTAAGTCCTTAAATTGAGACTGAATCAGGAGTTTGATTCTACCTGCACTAATTTGATTCTACCTCTAACGTGGCACTACAAAGAGGAAGTCTATCCTTAACACAAGTGAAGCCTATGGTAGTAGAGCCAACGTACATAAGCACGTTTATAACAAATTTCTCAATCACATGGCTAAATTTGCACACGTGTAAGCGTAGCACACCCTTAACGATCTGCACTCACCCGCAGGTAATTTGCTGCCCTTTTATCTTTAAAGCTGGAACAATCAATCCCATTTCTTCTCTGACTGAAACAACACATATCAGAACTGGGGTTGCTTTCTGCAAGAAACCCTAAAATATAATCTAACTTGTGCCTTCAAGGTAACCAAATTAAACTCGCTGACTTTATCCCCTTCGGTTTTGATTTTCCACAAGGCAAGAAATTTCAATTCCTCTCTGTTCCTATGGCCTACTTGAATCACAAGCCTTTGGCATCAAGTTTCAGCGACCATGATCAAAATGCTGCAACTTTTTTTTGTGTCAAATTGATTGCTTTTTGTGTTTGGGAAATCGGAAATCGGAAATTTGAAATTGGGTTTTTGTGGGTTTGTTATTCTCGTCTCTCTGAAGATAAGGATTTTGGTGTTTGTTAAGTAATTTGGTGTTTTTTGTATTTGATCGCATTCATGGCTATGTTTGGTAAATCCGTGTTTTCTTCTTTGGGAAAGTTCTGTTTTTGGGGATTAGATTTTTCTGGGTGTCTGTATTCATTGAATCTTCACAGTTTGTTGGACTTGTTTATATACCTGTATCTTTGTCTGGTTTCCCTGAAAGGGGAGACCTTGAATCTTCTTGCTAATTGACTCGGCCGAAAGAATTGAACTTTGCTTATGTCATGTCCTGGTTGAAATTTCCAAGCAAAGATTTAAAGTCATAGATGCAGAGTAATCTTTTTCTGTTATTGTCCTCTACATCTCAGAAATCATACTTCTCTTATGTTATGTCTATAAAGCTAAAGCAATTCCTGGGCATTTGTTAGTTTCTGGTTTGTTCTGCAATATGTTATGAACCTGAGCGATTTCTCTTTTTGCACTAGTCATTGAGGTCGGTTTGCCTTTTAGATTATGATTTTCGTCGACTAATTCTATTCTTATAAACATTTCATGGACAGGCTGAAGCTACCCATCATATTATTTGTTTCCACTCCCACTGCTTTGGCCTGGAATGCTCCCGTACAGATTGGTTGAAATTATATTTCCGTGTGAAAACTCGGCAGAACGAGCAAAAGATCTTTGACTGAAAATGGCTTTGGCTTTTACAAATCTTTCGTGGTGGTTGTGGAGTGGAAAGCAGAAGGAGCCTAGAATCTCTAATGGAACCTGTTTAAATTCTTCCCCTGAATCGGGTTTGTGGGAATCTGATGCATTAAAGTTGAGTTGGTTCAAATGTGGATGGCGGAAGGCTTTATTGAAGAGAGCCAAACAGAGAGAATGGAGGACACTGGTAATGCTTATTTCAATTCTTTACACAAGATAGGCTTTCTTGTGCCCTCTAGATGTGATACCAGGGTGGATTTTGATTCGGTATTTTCGGTACCCGCCTATAATCCAGGCAACTTATTGTATAAAGTAAATCCTGTCAAGCTCTCAGAGTTGGTAAACACAACTGCGCTGGTGGATTATTTTGCAGCCGTGGATGGTAATTTAGATGGAGCCTTGGAAACGACACAGCATTTGTCTCTGAATTGTAAGGAAATTAGTGATATGACTTTTGGGATTCTCAAAAATTTTAAGCGTCTGCACACCCTCCTACTCCTGTCTGGCCATGGGTCTTCCATCAAACATGTTCCTCGTGACTTGTTTTTGAGCTTAAAGGATTTGAGAACACTAAATTTGAGTCGAACACTTGTTTCAGAAGTGCCAAGTTCCATTCGAAATGTAAAATCATTACGATATTTGGATCTCTCCAATACTCCCATCACACAGTTGCCAGAGTCAATAGATTCTCTTCACCATGTGCAGACAATAAAACTTAGAGGTTGTGCACACTTCCTTCAGTTGCCAAAGGGCACGAAGAAGCTTATCAATCTACGACATATTGATTTGGATATCATTAGGCAATTGTGGGCCATGCCTCCATACATTGGAAACTTAACCAACCTTCAGACTCTGTCAGCATTTCTGGTTGGTCGAGAGGAGGGGTGCCGTATTGGAGAGCTTAAGAATTTGAATAATCTTAGAGGAGTACTTCGCATTTCAAGGCTTGAAAATGTATCAGATAAGGAAGAGGCTGAGGAAGCTGCTTTGATCGACAAGAAGTACCTCCAAAGGCTAGAGCTCCGGTGGAGTAATGTGTTCACTGAGAAAATAGAGGAACAAGAGAAAATCCTTGAATGTCT contains these protein-coding regions:
- the LOC112176203 gene encoding putative disease resistance RPP13-like protein 1: MWMAEGFIEESQTERMEDTGNAYFNSLHKIGFLVPSRCDTRVDFDSVFSVPAYNPGNLLYKVNPVKLSELVNTTALVDYFAAVDGNLDGALETTQHLSLNCKEISDMTFGILKNFKRLHTLLLLSGHGSSIKHVPRDLFLSLKDLRTLNLSRTLVSEVPSSIRNVKSLRYLDLSNTPITQLPESIDSLHHVQTIKLRGCAHFLQLPKGTKKLINLRHIDLDIIRQLWAMPPYIGNLTNLQTLSAFLVGREEGCRIGELKNLNNLRGVLRISRLENVSDKEEAEEAALIDKKYLQRLELRWSNVFTEKIEEQEKILECLQPHAGLKELHIQHYAGSTLPTWISNPSFAELLVLTLYRCTNCQLLPSIGQLRMLKSLSIIEMNGVKEINHQFFRDGLVDQAFPAFPKLEILEVDIMFNLKEWREVKLGDLPSLLKLTMDSCPELDCLPSLSWLKSLKHLEFRRCPKLLSLPSDGLPTSLESFIVIDCPELKEWCRKAEGEDWSKISSVPSIWFDCEEVRSKSHCTPGTSVEIYENMELDG